TGAGCAAATTGCTAAAGCTTCTCGGGTACGACCCCAGTAAGATTAACTTCGTTCCGGTGAGCGCCGCTAAGGGGGACAACGTCAAGTCTAAGTCGCCTAACACGCCTTGGTACAACGGCCCCGCTCTTCTCGAGGTTCTCGACACGTTCCAGCCGCCTCCGAGGCCGACGGACAAGCCGCTTAGGATGCCGGTGCAAGACGTCTTCTCCATAACCGGCGCAGGTACCGTGGTGGTGGGTAGGGTTGAGACTGGGGTGTTGAAAGTGGGTGACAGGATTGTCGTGGTTCCGCCTGCCAAGGTTGGCGATGTGCGCTCTATCGAGACTCACCACATGAAGCTGGAGCAGGCTCAGCCTGGTGACAACGTTGGTGTCAACGTGAGGGGTATTGCGAAGGAAGATGTGAAGCGCGGAGATGTGTTGGGTAAGCCTGACAACATCCCGACGGTCGCTGAGGAGATTATTGCCCGTGTTGTTATTCTGTGGCACCCCACGGCCATCGGGCCGGGCTACGCGCCGGTTATGCACATCCACACGGCGACTGTGCCTGTGCAGATCACCGAGCTGGTGTCTAAGCTCGACCCGCGTACGGGACAGGCTGTGGAGCAGAAGCCGCAGTTTATTAAGCAGGGCGACGTGGCTATTGTGAAGATTAAGCCTCTGAAGCCTGTGGTGGCGGAGAAGTTTGGCGACTTCCCGCCGCTGGGCCGCTTCGCCCTCCGCGACATGGGTAGGACCATTGCCGCTGGGCAGATAATCGAGGTCAAGCCGGCGCAGGTACAGATTAAGTAATTTCTTTTGTCACCTTTTTAGGGTTGGGGTTGTCCCTCCGTGGTTTGTCCACCTCTTGTCTACTGTGATTAGTAGGGGTGCTGGTACCGAGAGTCCGGTTACTACCGCCTCTGTTTCGTCTAGTGTGCGTAGCGGCCTTGGGTCGTCGAGGTGCTCTGCGACTGTGGCTACGTATTTGAGATCGTGTGGGTTTATCATGCGTTTAAAGATCTGCGTCATTGCTTGGGAGGCGACGTCTTGGTCTAGTCTCGCAGGTCTTTGTGTGATTAGGCAGAGGCCTAGGCCGAATTTTCTACCCTCCCTAGCTATCTTGGCGATGTGGGTCTTGGCGAGGGCTGTGGAGGCGGCTGGGGCGTAGTTATGCGCCTCTTCTATGACTATTAGGGTGGCCAGGTTGCGCCTCTTGGTGGCCGTCCTGTAGAGCTGGTCGAGGAGGACTGTGAGAAAGATTTGCTGGTCCAAGCCCTCTAGGCCGGATATGTCGAAGATGTGCACCGCCGGGGTGGTTAGGTAGGCGGCTGGGTCTACGAGCTTTATGGGCTCTCCCTGGTAGGTGTCTCCGTATTTTGTGAGGAATATTGGGCTACTGTAGAAGAGAGATCTGAGCCTGCCTTCGAGGCCTCGCATGGCCATTTCGCCGGCGTATCCGGGCGGCGCCGCGTGCCTCCCCCCATCCAGAATTTCACGAATCAGCTCCTCTACGGTGGTGAGCGGCTGTTTCTCTCCGTAGCTTGTGGCGGCTTGCCAGCCCTCCTCCAGTATCCTCTTCTGGGCGTCTGTCAGCGTGTAGAGCATGTCTAGCAACTTCTCGAGGGTGCGCAGGGGTATGCTCCGCGGGTTTACGCCGACTCGCGTGTAGGTTCTCTGTCTGCCGTACCGCCTGGCGAAGGCCTCGTCTTGGGGGGATACGTCCACCTTCCCGGCGACGTATATTCTGACTCTCTCGGCGACCGCCCTCCCTTCCTCTGTGGCAGGCACCGACATGGCGGAGTATTCGCCGTGTGGATCCACCACAATTATGGGCACGTCGAGGAGGGCGAGGCGCTCGATTATGACGCCTGCCAGCCAGCTCTTGCCGGCGCCCGTACTGGCCAGGATCGCGCAGTGGTGAGTAACCAGCCTCTCGGCGTTTATGTAGGCGGGTATGTCTGTGCCCTTTATGTGGCCTACGGTGATGTAGGTCCCCTCTTGGGGTGGGGCGAAGAACTGTTTCAGCTCCTCGGTGGTTGTCTTGTATACATAGGTGAAGGGCTTGACGGGCTTTTGTGGCCGGTATATTCTGCCGCCCAGCCTCGCGCCGAGGATGGCGGCCTTGGCTTCTGTATAGAAGAGGGCCTCCTCTATGCCCAGAGTTTCTTTTACCTCTCGGACTGTTGCCTCTTCGTCGAGTTGGGCTATGAGGCGTGGGTCTGCCGTGGCGTTTCTATGTCTAATGGCGGTGACGCGGGATACTACGCGTATCCCGTCTATCTCCGTCGCGACGAAGCTACCGACGTCTAGATCCACCCCTCTAAACGGCTTAAATATGTAGTGGTATATAGATGTGGATTTTATAACTACGCCTATTTTATCCACTGTGTGTACAAGGCGTGGGTTTATATAGCCCTGGTCACATTACCCTAGTACTCGGCGACTTTTTTTATCGCCTCCAGCAAGGAGGCGGGGTCTGTGATGTATATATGGCCTTTACTATCAACAATCTCGGCCCTGTCTTCGTATATTCTTAAGGTGTAGAGAGGCGGCTCAGCCACGTAGAAGTGCTCCACTGGGAAGGCCCTTCTTACGAATCCCTCAAGGTCTACATACGCCTTGATGAAGTGATCCATATGTTGTATAAATACCTCGTACAGCCCCCCGGCGGGTTTTTTACTGGTGTCTATGTTGATTTCTATCTCTCGGTGGCAGACCGGGCATTTAAACCTAGGCACGGTTTTGGGTAGAGGTTTGTTTTAAAGTAGTCTCGCCGCGAGCCTTGGGTCCAGCTTTCCGTGTATATACTCGTAGTAGTTTAGAATTGGGGTTCTGATTCTGTCGAGGTCGTCTATGCCTATGCGTGGACAGGCGGTGTTTACAACGAGGTCGAACTGTAAGTCGTCTATGTACTCAGGCGCGGCCTCGTCTAGAACTACCACAGTTAGCCCCCTGGCGGCGAGCTCCCGGGCCTTGTCGTCTTGCCTCTGGCCGGGTTTAGTCGATACCAATACGGCGGCTCTGCGGGGCTCTGCGAGGTGGGCCCTGGCCTTGAGCTTCATAACTCTCGCGAAGTCGGGCTCCACGTCCCTCACCTCGCCTCTAAAGGGGTCTATCTGGTAGACGCGGGCCTCTGGGTAGAATAGCTTTAGTGTGAGGGGGTAGAAGAGGCCTGTGGCCACTACGTACGCCACTTCGCCGGGGGGCTCCCCCACCCAGCAACCTGTGATGGGGTCGCGGGCCGTGGGTAGCCCCGTCTCTCTGTGAATGGCCTCTGCAATCCTCCGGTAGGGAACTGGGTAGTAGAGCTTGCCGAGTGAGTTGGGCTTGGGCAGAACGGGGGGTGGGAGGTAGTAGACGGGTATGAAGTACACCTCGGAGCCCCCGGCCTCGAGGCGGTATAGATCTTCTCCCAGCTTTTCCACACGTGCTCCTAGGTTTTTCTGGAGTAGGTGGGCTATGTTGGGGGGGACGCCGTGTCCTAGGTGGAATATCCTCCTGTAGCGGGAGTCTATCCTCACGTCGCAGCTACCCCAGACAGGCCTCCCAGAGACGGCGGCGCCGGTCCTGGCGGCTATCTCGGCGGCGAGCCACTTGAAGCCGGGGGGCGCCTCTATCAGCGTATCTCTGTCGGCGGTCCAGGCTATTGGGTGTATCTCCACGTCCACGTTTTACTGGCGATGTGTGTTTAAAGCGTTTAGTAGCGCCTTTTTTATCTCCTCCCGCCTTGCCTTTAGGTTTTCATAATAGGTTCTAAACTCTGCCTTCACTTCTGCGATGAGTTTAGGGGGCGGCGTGCTGTTTCTAACTATTGAGTTTAGAGCCGCCTCTATCTTCGCCCTGACTGTGGGCTCTATGAGCTCCGGGGCGTGTTGGAACAGAGCGGTGGCTAGGGCTATGCCGAGGTCTGTCGGCACGCACCTGCCCTTGGCCAGCTTCATGTAGCCCCTCTTGACGTTGGTGTGTATGTGGTCTTGCATCGTGGCGTCCGTACCTATGCCGTACTTCTTCATTAGAGCCAGTAGCTCGGACTCGGTCATCTGTGGCGGAGGCTCCGTCTCCCTCTCCACTACCTCAACTTTGATGGCGCGGGCGGGGGCGCCGGGGGAGACGCGGGGCAGAGGCTTGTCGCGTTGCCTCTCCCATGGGTATATCCTCCAGTAGCCCTCGCTTATTACCCTCTGGCCCTCTGCGTACATCTCGACTCCGCCGAAGGCCGCGGCTATTTTCTGCTTCTCCACCAGAGCTGGAGGGCTCAGCGTGGCGAGGAAATGCCTCACGACGAAGTCGTAGATGGCCCAGGCCTGGGCCCCCGCCTTGCCGAAGATCTTCATGATCTCCGCCTTTGTGGCGCCTTTGGTGGGATAAATGGGTGGGTGGGCGCCGTCGTCGGAGTCTCCACGTGTCGGCTTGAAGCTTCGTCTCAAAAGCTCCTCGGCGTAGGGGCCGTGCTCCGTCTCCGCCAGGTCGCGGAGGATTTCACGGAGGTCGAGTGTTTGTGGGTATATGGTGGTCTCGGTCCTGGGGTAGGAGATGTAGCCCGCTCTATAAAGCTCCTCGGCGATGTCCAGCGTCTTCTTGGCGTTTATCCCAAGCCACCGGCTAGCCCTCCTCTCGAGCTCGACGGTTTCTAGAGGCTCCGGGGGCTCCACCTCGTGGGGTTTGTAGAGGGCGGTTTTCACAACGCCGTGTTTCACCGAGGCGGCGGCCCTCTCCCCCTCCTCTCTACTCTTGTAGCGAACGTCTGAAGACATCTCTATCCTGTGGCCCTCCACCTCCACTAGGGCCTTCAATATGTAGTACTTCTCGGGCTTGAAGTTCCTCCTCTGTAGCTCCCTAGTCACCACCATTCCCAAGACCGGCGTCTGGCAGGGGCCGTAGCTGAGGAATCGGCCTCTCTCGAGGTGTTCCCTCACGGCGAGGGTTAGGAACCTGGTGAAGGCAGCGCCGAGGGTTAGGTCTATCTGCATCCTTGTGAATACCTTCTCCACCTTCTTGAGGTCTAGCTTCGTGGGCCTCTGGAAGGCCGCCGTTATCTCCCGCGGCGTTACGGCGTTGAAGAGGACTCGGCGTATCGGCGCGCGTTTATTCACCGACCTCACCACAAGAGCCGCCTCGTATGCTATGGCCTCCCCCTCCACGTCGGCGTCGAGAGCTAGGTAGACCTCGTCGGCCTTGGCCGCCAGCGCCCTAAGCGCCTTTACGTAGTCAAGAGCCTCCCTCCTCACGACGAGGAGCGGGGTGGCGTTGAAGAGCTCCTCGGGGGGTAGCCACGTCCATACGTTTTGCCTCGCGGCGAAGTCGAAGTCCATTATGTGTCCGCTGAGGCCAAGCGCCGCGGCCTCCCTCCCTCCGTAGCTAAAGCTGTAGACTGGTACGCCGTGTATCCTCTGGACTCTGTAGCTTCTGCCTAGGTACTTCGCAATGGCTTGAGCCACCGAGCGCTTCTCAGCCACTATCAAAATCACATTATGTACAGGACCGGGCTATATAAGATCTTGTGGGAAACCTTTATATAACGGGGCGTGGGGGTGCCTATGGCTATCGACGATAAGGATCAGGAGAAGCCTTTGAGAAGGCCTCCGCCGCGGCAACCTCCTCCGCAACCTCTACCTACACAGCCGCCTCTCCCGCCCCCGCCCGTGCAGTACCAGCAACCGGCGCCTCCTCCGCCTCCGCCGCCCGGGCCCTACCCGATCCCCCCGCCGACGGTTAGGACGCAGAGGACTTTGCCCCCTCCCCCGCCCTTGCCACAGCCCGCACCGCAGCCGCAGCCTCAGCAGGAGGGACAAGCTGTAAAGAGGCCCGCGAAGGGTATGGGGATGGAGAAGACCCAGCCCCTCCCTCTGGCTGGTGTTGTGGTTGCGTTGATCGCGGCGTTGATGGGCATAATCACCTCTGTGATTTCTGTTTTTAACGAGGCGTTGAGCATACCGCTCCTGGCGGTGGCTATAGCGGGGACTAACGCGGCTTTGATTGTGGTTGCGGTTGCTATCTGGCGGTTGCTGTCGAGGCGTTGAACTTCTCCACAGCCCCCATGGCCTCCTCCACGTCTTGAACAACCAGAGAACCCGTGAGCAGGTCGGCTAGGTTCGTCCAGAGCTCGGGCTCGGCGTAGCGTCTGTCGAGGAAGACAAGCACCCCCCTGTCCTCCGGCTTTCTGAAGAGCCTACCCACCGCCTGTCTTATGCTAACCATCGCCTGGTACATGTAGACAGCGTCCCACGCCCTGGCTCCAAGTCTAGGCTTGAGGAGCTCCACTCTCCTCTCTAGGTAGGGGCTGGGCTCGGGATATGGGACGCCCACTATTACCACTGTGGAGAGTAGATTGGCTCCGTCTCTGGTGTACTCGACCCCCTCTGTGTACCTTCCCCTGGCCACGGCACCTATGAAGAACTTCTCTGGGATGTCCGCCAAGGAGACCTCTCCGCCGTCTTCGTACCAGTGGGGTATCGAGATTTTGAGATACTTCTTCACTCCCTTCATTACTTCGTATGAGGGGAATACCGCCAGAACGCCGCGGGGAGACGCGTTTATACAGGCGGCCAGCCTCTTGGCTATTTTTAGGTACATCTCCTCGCCTCTTTCGGCGTATTTCGTAGTGACTCCCACATCTACTATTGAGAGGTAGTTCTCTCTGGGGATGTACTTATTGAAGGGGACGTCTAGCTCCTCGTAATTAGATAGGGCGAGCGCCTCGGCGAAGAGCCCTATTGGCAACGTGCCGCTTATATAAACGACGCTGTGCGCGCCGCGTAGCTTCTCTCTCACAATCGAGGTTGGATCGAGCGGGTAGAGGGCGAGTGTCCTCAAGCCCTCTACATACTCCACCTGGGCGTGGTGGCGCCGCCTGTTCTTGATGGCGTCTCTAAGCTCCTTCACGAGGAGGAGCGGAGTGTAGGGGTTAAGCAAACTCTCCGTTTTCCTTTTCGTAATTTCTCTAATAGCATCGTCAAGTTGTAAATCGGCCACCAGACCCGCAAGATCGCCGAGGTCGACGTTGCCCTCAGCCTTTTTTACGTAGGTATATATGGCGTATATCTTCGCGGCCTCTTCCACGTAGCCGTATTTACGCGCCTCTCTGTACGCCTGCCTCAGCTCGCCTTCGCTAATCTTTATGCTGTGGAGGTGGACAACGGCGTCAAATAAGGCGTGTGCCTCGTCTATGATAACCACCTTGCCCTTCGTCTGGGCTTCCTCTCTACCGAAGATGTAGTAGTATGTAGAAATCACGACCTCTGCCTCGTCGAGCTTCCTCTTGGCGTATTCATAGGGACATGTCTTCGAGGCGCAGAGGAGTTTTACATATGTAGCGACGTTTTTCAAAGGCACGTCCACATCCCCCGGTGGATAATAGGCGCACCTCCCGAGGCTCTTAAGAAGGCTACACTCGGCGAGAAACTCCAAGTAGCTGAGTTTTCGGATCTGTGGGTAGCAGCACATGTCTTGCTTGCTCTTGATGACGATGTAGTTAAAGTCGGCCCCCAGTTGACGTATCTTGGCCAGCTCCCTCACCGGCGGCTCTAGCTCAGCCCGCGTCCGCACGGCGTAGTGCACGCGGACTCCCGTCTCCAGCATGTACTTCACGGCGGCGGCGAGCACCGCCGAAGTCTTGCCGAGGCCCGTCGGCGCGTTGATCAGCGCCGCCGCGCCGCGGCGAAGCGCGTCGTATACCTTTTCATAAATCTCGCGTTGAAACTGCCGGGCCTCTGCGTAGGGGAAGAAATCCACGATTTTATTTAAATCCCTATAAATTCCCTTTCCCCAATGCTACATACAGCGTCTCCCTCAGATATTTTGTCAGGGAGAACCACTGACATATATTTCGCCAGGACGGTGGAGGTTTTGAAAAACGCGGGGTTTGCTGATGTGAGGGTGAGGGCCGAGTTCCACGTGGCCTCTCTTCCCAGGGGCTTTAAGTGGGCGGTGTTCACGGGGCTTAAGGAAGTGGTTGAAATTCTACGGGGTAGGAGGATAACGCTGTACGCCCTGCCCGAGGGCACTCTGTTTTACGAAAACGACCCCATTATGGTTATCGAGGGTCCCTATCTGGAATTTGCTGTGTTGGAGACAGCGATTCTGGGCGTGGTTAGACACTATTCCAGCATTTCCACCAAGGCGGCCCGCGTGAAGAAGATAGCAGGTGAAAAGACTTGTCTCTTTTTCGGAGCGCGGGCGCTTCACCCCGCTATTCAGCCTATGGCGGACCGCGCGGCGTATATCGGAGGTTGCGACGGCGTGGCCACCGTCATGGGGGCAGAGTTGCTCGGTATAAAGC
The sequence above is drawn from the Pyrobaculum ferrireducens genome and encodes:
- a CDS encoding DNA topoisomerase: MILIVAEKRSVAQAIAKYLGRSYRVQRIHGVPVYSFSYGGREAAALGLSGHIMDFDFAARQNVWTWLPPEELFNATPLLVVRREALDYVKALRALAAKADEVYLALDADVEGEAIAYEAALVVRSVNKRAPIRRVLFNAVTPREITAAFQRPTKLDLKKVEKVFTRMQIDLTLGAAFTRFLTLAVREHLERGRFLSYGPCQTPVLGMVVTRELQRRNFKPEKYYILKALVEVEGHRIEMSSDVRYKSREEGERAAASVKHGVVKTALYKPHEVEPPEPLETVELERRASRWLGINAKKTLDIAEELYRAGYISYPRTETTIYPQTLDLREILRDLAETEHGPYAEELLRRSFKPTRGDSDDGAHPPIYPTKGATKAEIMKIFGKAGAQAWAIYDFVVRHFLATLSPPALVEKQKIAAAFGGVEMYAEGQRVISEGYWRIYPWERQRDKPLPRVSPGAPARAIKVEVVERETEPPPQMTESELLALMKKYGIGTDATMQDHIHTNVKRGYMKLAKGRCVPTDLGIALATALFQHAPELIEPTVRAKIEAALNSIVRNSTPPPKLIAEVKAEFRTYYENLKARREEIKKALLNALNTHRQ
- a CDS encoding helicase HerA domain-containing protein, whose product is MDKIGVVIKSTSIYHYIFKPFRGVDLDVGSFVATEIDGIRVVSRVTAIRHRNATADPRLIAQLDEEATVREVKETLGIEEALFYTEAKAAILGARLGGRIYRPQKPVKPFTYVYKTTTEELKQFFAPPQEGTYITVGHIKGTDIPAYINAERLVTHHCAILASTGAGKSWLAGVIIERLALLDVPIIVVDPHGEYSAMSVPATEEGRAVAERVRIYVAGKVDVSPQDEAFARRYGRQRTYTRVGVNPRSIPLRTLEKLLDMLYTLTDAQKRILEEGWQAATSYGEKQPLTTVEELIREILDGGRHAAPPGYAGEMAMRGLEGRLRSLFYSSPIFLTKYGDTYQGEPIKLVDPAAYLTTPAVHIFDISGLEGLDQQIFLTVLLDQLYRTATKRRNLATLIVIEEAHNYAPAASTALAKTHIAKIAREGRKFGLGLCLITQRPARLDQDVASQAMTQIFKRMINPHDLKYVATVAEHLDDPRPLRTLDETEAVVTGLSVPAPLLITVDKRWTNHGGTTPTLKR
- a CDS encoding diphthamide synthesis protein, with protein sequence MDVEIHPIAWTADRDTLIEAPPGFKWLAAEIAARTGAAVSGRPVWGSCDVRIDSRYRRIFHLGHGVPPNIAHLLQKNLGARVEKLGEDLYRLEAGGSEVYFIPVYYLPPPVLPKPNSLGKLYYPVPYRRIAEAIHRETGLPTARDPITGCWVGEPPGEVAYVVATGLFYPLTLKLFYPEARVYQIDPFRGEVRDVEPDFARVMKLKARAHLAEPRRAAVLVSTKPGQRQDDKARELAARGLTVVVLDEAAPEYIDDLQFDLVVNTACPRIGIDDLDRIRTPILNYYEYIHGKLDPRLAARLL
- the tuf gene encoding translation elongation factor EF-1 subunit alpha, producing the protein MPAIVLPPKPTALQKPHLNLAVVGHVDNGKSTLVGRLLYETGYVDEKAFKEIEEMAKKMGKEDFAFAWILDRFKEERERGVTIEATHVGFETNKLFITIIDLPGHRDFVKNMIVGASQADAALFVISARPGEFEAAIGPQGQGREHLFLIRTLGIQQIVVAVNKMDVVNYDQKRYEQVKGEVSKLLKLLGYDPSKINFVPVSAAKGDNVKSKSPNTPWYNGPALLEVLDTFQPPPRPTDKPLRMPVQDVFSITGAGTVVVGRVETGVLKVGDRIVVVPPAKVGDVRSIETHHMKLEQAQPGDNVGVNVRGIAKEDVKRGDVLGKPDNIPTVAEEIIARVVILWHPTAIGPGYAPVMHIHTATVPVQITELVSKLDPRTGQAVEQKPQFIKQGDVAIVKIKPLKPVVAEKFGDFPPLGRFALRDMGRTIAAGQIIEVKPAQVQIK
- a CDS encoding ATP-dependent DNA helicase, producing the protein MDFFPYAEARQFQREIYEKVYDALRRGAAALINAPTGLGKTSAVLAAAVKYMLETGVRVHYAVRTRAELEPPVRELAKIRQLGADFNYIVIKSKQDMCCYPQIRKLSYLEFLAECSLLKSLGRCAYYPPGDVDVPLKNVATYVKLLCASKTCPYEYAKRKLDEAEVVISTYYYIFGREEAQTKGKVVIIDEAHALFDAVVHLHSIKISEGELRQAYREARKYGYVEEAAKIYAIYTYVKKAEGNVDLGDLAGLVADLQLDDAIREITKRKTESLLNPYTPLLLVKELRDAIKNRRRHHAQVEYVEGLRTLALYPLDPTSIVREKLRGAHSVVYISGTLPIGLFAEALALSNYEELDVPFNKYIPRENYLSIVDVGVTTKYAERGEEMYLKIAKRLAACINASPRGVLAVFPSYEVMKGVKKYLKISIPHWYEDGGEVSLADIPEKFFIGAVARGRYTEGVEYTRDGANLLSTVVIVGVPYPEPSPYLERRVELLKPRLGARAWDAVYMYQAMVSIRQAVGRLFRKPEDRGVLVFLDRRYAEPELWTNLADLLTGSLVVQDVEEAMGAVEKFNASTATAR